One part of the Spiribacter salinus M19-40 genome encodes these proteins:
- a CDS encoding histone deacetylase family protein translates to MSTWLLTHDACLTHDTGPGHPERIERLKTVLDSLDDPTFADLQRHEAALAQPEALARVHEIDYIQTILDCVPLEGRAQLNADTVVSPGSAEAALRAAGAGIQAVDAIQTGEARRVFCAVRPPGHHAEPGESMGFCLFNNVAIAARHAQVNHGVQRVAVVDFDVHHGNGTQAMFANMPGLFYLSLHQYPLFPGTGSRQDNLPGNILNLPLAEGTDSAAYRQQFHGEAIAALIDFDPELLIISAGFDAAAEDPLAGLSLGADDFGWITDELVAVANYCCGGHICSMLEGGYDLGALSRGVSQHVAALLR, encoded by the coding sequence ATGTCCACCTGGTTGCTAACTCATGACGCGTGCCTGACTCATGACACCGGTCCAGGGCACCCCGAGCGTATCGAGCGTCTAAAAACCGTACTGGACAGCCTGGATGACCCGACCTTTGCCGACCTCCAGCGCCACGAAGCGGCGCTTGCCCAACCAGAGGCCCTCGCCCGGGTGCACGAGATCGACTACATCCAGACCATTCTGGACTGCGTCCCGCTTGAGGGGCGGGCACAGCTGAACGCTGACACCGTGGTTTCACCCGGCTCTGCTGAAGCGGCGCTGCGTGCCGCAGGCGCGGGTATCCAGGCGGTTGATGCCATCCAGACCGGCGAGGCGCGGCGGGTTTTCTGTGCGGTCCGTCCACCCGGGCATCACGCCGAGCCTGGTGAATCAATGGGGTTTTGTCTGTTCAATAACGTGGCCATTGCCGCCCGTCATGCGCAGGTCAACCATGGTGTTCAGCGCGTCGCCGTGGTCGATTTTGATGTCCATCACGGCAATGGCACACAGGCGATGTTCGCCAACATGCCTGGGTTGTTCTACCTTTCCCTGCACCAATACCCCCTCTTCCCCGGAACGGGCAGTCGCCAGGACAATCTGCCCGGCAACATCCTCAACCTCCCGTTGGCCGAAGGCACGGATTCGGCAGCCTACCGCCAGCAGTTTCATGGCGAGGCCATCGCAGCCTTGATCGACTTCGATCCGGAGTTGCTGATTATTTCCGCCGGTTTTGATGCGGCGGCCGAGGACCCGCTCGCCGGCCTGTCCCTGGGGGCCGACGATTTTGGCTGGATCACCGACGAATTGGTCGCGGTGGCAAATTATTGTTGCGGGGGGCACATCTGCTCAATGCTAGAGGGCGGCTATGACCTCGGAGCGTTGTCCCGTGGGGTCTCACAGCACGTCGCCGCGCTCTTACGGTAG
- a CDS encoding DUF4426 domain-containing protein, translating into MTTMHRFLVRSTALMLLALAITASAQRAETFDDYEVHYNAIPTGSLNPSVAESYGILRSRTKALVMITVLQDGQPVPASVEIGVRDDREDLRDIPAQRVREDDWVSYIGTFDYEPDESLNFELMVNPHGPGGPYAVRFRQAVPGVD; encoded by the coding sequence ATGACAACCATGCACCGGTTTCTGGTTCGATCGACTGCGCTGATGCTCCTCGCACTGGCGATCACGGCCAGTGCCCAGCGGGCAGAGACCTTTGATGACTACGAGGTGCACTACAACGCGATACCCACCGGATCGCTGAATCCGAGCGTTGCGGAAAGCTATGGAATACTGCGTAGCCGCACGAAGGCGCTGGTCATGATCACCGTATTGCAGGATGGCCAACCGGTGCCGGCCAGTGTCGAGATCGGGGTTCGCGACGATCGTGAAGACCTCCGTGATATCCCGGCGCAACGGGTCCGCGAGGACGATTGGGTCTCCTACATTGGCACCTTCGATTACGAACCTGATGAAAGCCTCAATTTCGAGCTCATGGTGAACCCGCATGGCCCGGGCGGACCCTACGCGGTGCGTTTTCGTCAGGCCGTGCCGGGCGTCGACTGA
- the metW gene encoding methionine biosynthesis protein MetW codes for MSPLRADLEIVANWVEEGQRVLDLGCGDGLLLRHLFEQRRATGYGLEIDPEGISQSIANGINVIESDLDKGLADFEDDAFDQVIMTQTLQAVQRPDQLLSEMMRVGRTGIVTFPNFAHYRLRWHIAVRGRMPMSEALSYAWYETPNIHFCTIRDFEALCEALGIHIIERRVLSHDLKRPLIGGFMPNLFGEIALYRICRA; via the coding sequence ATGAGTCCACTGCGTGCCGACCTCGAAATCGTGGCCAACTGGGTCGAAGAGGGGCAGCGGGTGCTTGACCTTGGCTGCGGTGATGGCCTGCTACTGCGGCATCTGTTCGAGCAGCGCCGTGCCACCGGCTACGGCCTGGAAATTGACCCTGAAGGGATCAGCCAGAGCATTGCCAATGGCATTAACGTCATTGAGAGCGATCTCGATAAGGGCCTGGCTGATTTTGAAGACGATGCGTTCGATCAGGTCATCATGACCCAGACCCTCCAGGCGGTGCAGCGGCCTGATCAGCTTTTAAGCGAGATGATGCGGGTTGGGCGCACGGGCATCGTGACGTTTCCGAACTTTGCCCATTACCGGCTGCGCTGGCATATCGCCGTACGCGGGCGCATGCCCATGAGCGAGGCCCTGTCCTACGCTTGGTACGAAACGCCCAACATCCACTTCTGCACCATTCGTGACTTCGAAGCGCTCTGCGAGGCGCTGGGTATTCACATTATTGAGCGGCGCGTGTTATCTCATGATCTAAAGCGGCCTCTGATCGGCGGGTTCATGCCCAATCTGTTCGGGGAAATCGCGCTCTACCGAATCTGTCGTGCCTGA
- the metX gene encoding homoserine O-succinyltransferase MetX, translating into MAATLPADSVGRVSPQSVRFDEPLLLECGRELPGYTLAYETYGVLNADATNAILVCHALSGNHHAAGYDSEDARKPGWWEACIGPGKPLDTNRFFVVCSNNLGGCHGSTGPTSEDPATGQAYGADFPLVTVGDWVRTQARLADHLGIERWAAVAGGSLGGMQALQWAIDLPERIGHAIVIAAAPRLSAQNIAFNEVARQAIRSDPDFHEGRYALTGDRPRTGLMLARMLGHITYLSEAAMGEKFGRERRDERGAFGFHYGVEFEVESYLRHQGESFVDRFDANTYLLMTKALDYFDPAAATGGDLSKALARTTAPFFVASFTSDWRFPPAASHEIVRALLDINKRVSYAEIEADHGHDAFLMPVPRYQEVFGAYMNRVAEEVGA; encoded by the coding sequence ATGGCGGCGACTCTGCCTGCAGACTCCGTCGGACGCGTCAGTCCACAGTCCGTCCGCTTCGACGAGCCGCTCCTGCTCGAATGCGGCCGCGAGCTGCCCGGCTATACGCTCGCCTACGAGACCTACGGGGTCCTCAACGCCGACGCCACGAATGCCATCCTGGTCTGTCATGCCCTGTCCGGTAACCATCATGCCGCGGGCTATGACAGCGAAGATGCGCGCAAGCCGGGTTGGTGGGAGGCGTGCATCGGTCCCGGCAAGCCACTCGATACCAACCGCTTTTTTGTGGTGTGCAGCAACAACCTCGGTGGCTGTCACGGCTCCACCGGGCCCACCAGTGAAGACCCTGCGACCGGACAAGCCTACGGTGCCGACTTCCCCCTCGTCACCGTGGGCGACTGGGTGCGCACCCAGGCACGCCTTGCCGATCACCTGGGCATCGAGCGCTGGGCCGCGGTGGCGGGTGGCAGTCTGGGCGGTATGCAGGCGCTGCAGTGGGCGATCGATCTGCCAGAGCGCATCGGGCACGCGATCGTCATCGCTGCCGCGCCGCGTCTGTCCGCCCAGAACATCGCCTTTAACGAAGTCGCGCGCCAAGCCATCCGCTCTGACCCCGATTTTCATGAAGGCCGCTACGCACTGACCGGTGACCGGCCGCGCACGGGGCTCATGCTTGCCCGCATGCTCGGGCATATAACCTATCTCTCCGAAGCCGCCATGGGAGAGAAATTTGGCCGCGAGCGTCGCGACGAACGCGGCGCGTTCGGATTTCACTACGGCGTTGAATTCGAGGTCGAGAGCTATCTGCGCCACCAGGGAGAGTCCTTTGTGGACCGCTTTGATGCCAACACCTATTTGCTTATGACCAAGGCGCTGGATTACTTCGATCCAGCCGCTGCCACCGGCGGTGATCTGTCGAAAGCACTCGCACGAACGACCGCACCCTTTTTCGTGGCCTCGTTTACCAGCGACTGGCGCTTTCCACCGGCTGCCTCTCACGAGATTGTTCGCGCCCTGCTCGATATCAACAAACGCGTCAGTTACGCGGAAATCGAGGCGGACCATGGTCATGATGCCTTCCTCATGCCGGTGCCGCGCTATCAAGAGGTCTTTGGCGCGTACATGAACCGCGTGGCCGAGGAGGTGGGGGCATGA
- a CDS encoding YggT family protein codes for MGSGYLATPLAFLVDTIFSLYIMAVMLRFLLQWARADFYNPLSQFLVRITQPLLAPFRRLIPGWGGIDLSAVVLMILLQMLGLAALMVIAGVTPRVDYLLLRTPAELISLLLNLYLVAIVVRAILSWVSPNDYNPATTVLLSLTEPVIRPIRSVLPPVAGVDLSPLAAIIAIQVVKMLVLPPLDRIAPGLMM; via the coding sequence ATGGGATCCGGCTACCTCGCGACGCCACTGGCGTTTCTCGTTGATACGATCTTTAGCCTGTACATCATGGCGGTCATGCTGCGTTTCCTGCTCCAGTGGGCACGCGCGGATTTCTACAACCCGCTCTCCCAGTTCCTCGTTCGCATCACCCAACCGCTGCTCGCACCGTTCCGGCGGCTGATCCCGGGCTGGGGCGGCATCGATCTGTCTGCCGTTGTCCTGATGATTCTGCTGCAGATGCTGGGGCTTGCCGCGTTGATGGTGATCGCCGGCGTGACGCCACGGGTGGACTACCTTTTGCTGCGCACACCCGCAGAACTGATCAGCCTGCTGCTTAACCTCTACCTGGTGGCCATTGTTGTCCGGGCGATCCTCTCCTGGGTCAGCCCCAATGATTACAACCCGGCGACCACGGTTTTGCTCAGCCTGACCGAACCGGTGATCCGGCCGATCCGCTCGGTGCTGCCCCCGGTTGCCGGCGTTGACCTCTCGCCGTTGGCCGCGATCATCGCCATCCAGGTGGTGAAAATGCTGGTGCTCCCGCCGCTTGATCGAATCGCCCCCGGGCTGATGATGTAG
- the proC gene encoding pyrroline-5-carboxylate reductase produces MSETTIAFIGGGNMARSLIGGLIADGHPPAALRVAEPDTDRREQMISDFGIQGFEDNATAARGADAVILAVKPHTMADVARDLGNQLRDAGSVVISIAAGVRTTDIADWLGGDVPVIRAMPNTPALVQTGATALFAMPMATADQRDLAETTMRAVGLVVWLPDEQQMDAVTALSGSGPAYFFMTMEVMQAAAERLGLTEETARLLTLETALGAARMALESAEDPATLRRRVTSPGGTTAAALEQLEHADLAAVYQRTLDAAAARAAELGDELGAQ; encoded by the coding sequence GTGAGCGAGACGACCATTGCGTTTATTGGCGGGGGCAACATGGCCCGTAGCCTGATCGGGGGCCTGATCGCGGACGGTCACCCGCCGGCCGCCTTGCGGGTTGCTGAACCCGATACCGACCGCCGGGAACAGATGATCAGTGATTTCGGCATCCAGGGCTTTGAAGACAACGCCACCGCAGCGCGGGGCGCCGATGCTGTCATCCTCGCCGTTAAACCCCACACGATGGCTGATGTGGCCCGGGATCTGGGCAATCAGCTGCGTGACGCTGGCAGCGTCGTTATCTCCATTGCCGCTGGCGTCCGGACCACGGACATCGCCGACTGGCTGGGCGGTGACGTGCCCGTGATACGCGCCATGCCGAACACACCAGCGCTGGTGCAGACCGGTGCAACGGCGCTTTTCGCAATGCCAATGGCCACCGCTGACCAGCGCGACCTTGCCGAGACCACGATGCGCGCCGTCGGCCTGGTTGTCTGGCTGCCCGATGAACAGCAAATGGATGCGGTCACCGCGCTGTCGGGCAGTGGCCCCGCGTATTTCTTCATGACCATGGAGGTCATGCAGGCGGCCGCTGAACGGCTCGGTTTGACCGAAGAGACGGCCCGGCTCCTGACACTTGAAACGGCCCTTGGCGCAGCGCGAATGGCGCTGGAGAGTGCCGAAGATCCCGCCACGCTTCGGCGCCGGGTCACCTCACCCGGTGGCACGACCGCAGCCGCCCTAGAGCAGCTCGAACACGCCGATCTGGCAGCGGTCTATCAACGCACGCTTGACGCAGCAGCGGCCCGAGCCGCCGAGCTCGGCGATGAACTAGGGGCACAGTAA
- a CDS encoding YggS family pyridoxal phosphate-dependent enzyme: protein MTDLSEPIATRLDAVRQRLRAAEAQYGRQPGSVALLAVSKRQPVDAIRVALSLGQQAFGENYLQEAVEKRAQLADETIEWHFVGALQSNKTRAAAEGFDWVHAVDRLKIARRLSEQRPQHLAPLQCCIQVNVSGEASKAGVKPNAVSELAHAVAALPGLRLRGLMTLPEAVESFAEQRSAFRQLRVLQEQLIDEGLTLDTLSMGMSNDLEAAVAEGATLVRLGTAVFGPRPEKSS, encoded by the coding sequence ATGACTGATTTATCCGAACCCATTGCGACTCGCCTGGATGCCGTTCGCCAGCGGCTTCGTGCGGCCGAAGCGCAGTATGGTCGTCAGCCAGGGAGCGTGGCGCTGCTGGCCGTGAGCAAACGACAGCCGGTGGATGCCATTCGCGTCGCCCTGAGCCTCGGACAGCAGGCCTTCGGCGAAAACTATCTGCAGGAGGCCGTGGAAAAGCGGGCCCAGCTCGCCGATGAGACGATCGAATGGCATTTTGTCGGCGCCTTGCAGTCGAACAAAACCCGGGCCGCAGCCGAGGGCTTTGACTGGGTGCATGCCGTTGACCGGCTCAAGATCGCCCGGCGCCTCTCCGAACAGCGCCCCCAGCACCTTGCGCCGCTGCAGTGCTGCATTCAGGTTAATGTCAGCGGCGAGGCCAGTAAGGCGGGGGTTAAACCGAACGCGGTCAGCGAGCTCGCCCACGCGGTTGCCGCGCTACCGGGACTGCGGCTGCGTGGTCTCATGACGCTGCCTGAAGCGGTCGAATCGTTTGCCGAGCAGCGCTCGGCTTTTCGGCAACTGCGCGTGTTGCAGGAGCAGCTGATTGACGAGGGATTAACACTCGATACGCTATCCATGGGTATGTCTAACGATCTGGAGGCCGCCGTGGCCGAGGGTGCCACGCTGGTGCGCCTGGGCACCGCGGTTTTCGGACCCCGACCGGAGAAGTCATCGTGA
- a CDS encoding dihydroorotase produces MSRILIRGGRLIDPATERDEVGDVAIADGRVVALGNEANDFSPERTLDAAGHWVIPGLIDLCARLREPGATRKADIASEARAAVAGGITTLAMPPDTNPVMDTPSVVDLVNHRADMAGAARIAPLGALTQGLGGEQLSGMAALAAAGCPALSDGGQPVTDSLVLRRALDYASTFSLPGLLTPVDPELAQGCLSEGPTATRLGLPGIPAAAETAGLGRQLAVAGATGARVHFGRISSADGVRLLAGALRENRALSADAAIHQLFLTEQDAMDYDPRFHLAPPLRDIVDREALRSAVAEGVISILCSDHQPHDRDAKDGPFSSTAPGASGLDTLLALVLRLVEDRVLSLHQALATVTIAPSRLLGLEAGRLTEGAPADIAVVDPNKPWFCSTETLRSRGKNSPFLGWEFSAQVRHTLVGGRLVHSIAEA; encoded by the coding sequence ATGAGCCGAATCCTGATTCGCGGTGGGCGACTGATCGACCCGGCGACAGAACGCGATGAAGTAGGGGATGTGGCGATTGCCGACGGGCGCGTCGTTGCGCTCGGCAACGAGGCGAACGACTTCTCGCCAGAGCGCACCCTGGATGCTGCCGGCCACTGGGTTATCCCGGGACTGATCGATCTGTGCGCGCGCCTGCGCGAGCCTGGCGCCACCCGCAAAGCCGATATTGCCAGTGAGGCCCGTGCGGCCGTGGCCGGTGGCATCACCACCCTGGCCATGCCCCCCGACACCAACCCGGTCATGGACACTCCCTCGGTCGTGGACCTCGTGAACCACCGGGCAGACATGGCGGGTGCCGCACGCATTGCACCCTTGGGCGCCTTAACCCAGGGGCTGGGTGGCGAGCAACTCTCTGGAATGGCCGCGCTTGCCGCCGCTGGATGTCCAGCACTAAGCGATGGTGGGCAGCCCGTCACCGACTCTCTGGTTCTGCGCCGTGCGCTCGACTACGCCAGCACTTTCTCCCTACCCGGCCTGCTCACTCCGGTCGATCCGGAGCTGGCCCAGGGCTGCCTCAGCGAAGGACCAACCGCCACGCGACTGGGCCTGCCAGGCATTCCCGCCGCGGCGGAGACGGCGGGGCTCGGCCGCCAGCTGGCCGTGGCCGGCGCGACGGGTGCCCGGGTGCATTTTGGCCGGATCTCCAGCGCAGACGGCGTGCGTCTGCTGGCCGGCGCGCTCCGCGAAAACCGGGCGCTGAGCGCCGATGCGGCCATTCATCAGCTCTTCCTGACCGAGCAGGACGCCATGGACTACGACCCGCGCTTCCATCTGGCGCCACCGCTGCGGGACATCGTTGATCGGGAAGCACTGCGTAGCGCGGTCGCTGAGGGCGTCATCAGCATCCTGTGCTCTGATCATCAGCCCCATGATCGCGATGCCAAGGATGGGCCGTTCTCAAGCACCGCGCCCGGTGCCTCTGGCCTTGATACGCTACTGGCGCTCGTGCTCCGGCTCGTCGAGGACCGGGTCCTCTCCCTGCATCAGGCACTGGCGACCGTGACCATCGCGCCGTCCCGGCTGCTTGGCCTGGAGGCAGGGCGTCTAACCGAGGGTGCGCCCGCCGACATCGCCGTGGTCGACCCGAACAAGCCGTGGTTCTGCAGCACAGAAACCCTGCGCAGCCGCGGCAAAAACTCGCCTTTCCTTGGCTGGGAATTCTCCGCACAGGTCCGCCATACCCTGGTGGGCGGCCGGCTTGTCCATTCGATTGCGGAGGCATGA
- a CDS encoding aspartate carbamoyltransferase catalytic subunit, whose protein sequence is MSVQLDDQGRLRHFLTTEGVDPQLLTQILDTAESFSGVIGKSVKTVPLLRGRTVINLFFESSTRTRTTFELAAKRLSADVLNVSVDTTTTKGESLLDMLRNLQAMQADMFVVRHSESGAAEYFARHVDPGVAVLNAGDGWHAHPTQAMLDAFTIRQHKGAFEPLRIAIVGDIRHSRVARSQIHALNGLGAGEIRVVAPKTLLPADVEALGVQVYTDLSAGLRDADVVIALRLQRERMQGALLPGESEYFRHYGLTESRLAVAHPEAIVMHPGPINRGVEIDSALADGPRSVILDQVTNGIAVRMAVMTMVLGVAPDNARETT, encoded by the coding sequence ATGAGCGTGCAACTCGACGATCAGGGGCGGTTGCGGCATTTTCTGACAACGGAAGGGGTCGATCCGCAACTGCTCACGCAGATACTGGATACAGCCGAGTCCTTCTCGGGCGTGATCGGCAAGTCGGTGAAGACCGTTCCACTGCTGCGCGGCCGCACCGTCATCAACCTGTTCTTTGAATCGAGCACGCGCACGCGGACCACCTTCGAACTCGCCGCCAAGCGACTGTCTGCTGACGTACTGAACGTCAGCGTGGATACCACAACGACCAAGGGCGAAAGCCTGCTCGACATGCTCCGCAACCTCCAGGCCATGCAGGCCGATATGTTCGTGGTCCGGCATAGCGAGAGCGGAGCCGCCGAGTACTTCGCGCGTCATGTCGACCCGGGCGTTGCGGTTCTTAATGCCGGTGACGGCTGGCACGCACACCCCACACAGGCCATGCTGGATGCCTTTACCATTCGCCAGCACAAAGGCGCGTTTGAGCCCCTGCGGATCGCCATTGTGGGCGACATTCGGCACTCCCGCGTTGCACGCTCCCAGATTCATGCCCTCAACGGCCTCGGTGCCGGCGAGATTCGCGTGGTCGCGCCCAAGACGCTGCTGCCCGCCGACGTCGAAGCACTGGGGGTGCAGGTCTACACCGACCTGAGCGCCGGGCTGCGCGACGCGGATGTCGTGATCGCGCTGCGGCTTCAACGCGAGCGCATGCAGGGGGCCCTCCTACCCGGTGAGTCGGAATACTTCCGGCATTACGGACTGACCGAATCCCGGCTGGCCGTCGCACATCCAGAGGCGATCGTCATGCACCCGGGGCCGATTAATCGTGGCGTGGAGATCGATTCCGCCCTGGCTGATGGGCCACGGTCAGTCATCCTGGATCAGGTGACCAATGGCATCGCGGTGCGCATGGCGGTGATGACCATGGTGCTGGGCGTTGCCCCGGATAACGCGCGGGAGACGACATGA
- the pyrR gene encoding bifunctional pyr operon transcriptional regulator/uracil phosphoribosyltransferase PyrR, producing the protein MNNSLPDIEPLLANLTDQVGALIETEGRERCALVGIHQGGAWLADALQQRLGLPGEPGAVDIAFYRDDLARGGLQSEVRPTRMPLDIDDRIIILVDDILYTGRTIRAALNEIFDYGRPAAVRLAVLLERPGRELPIEPDISAHPIELPPRQRVKLRGPDPLHLVIEEATA; encoded by the coding sequence GTGAACAACTCCCTCCCCGACATCGAACCCTTGCTGGCCAATCTGACCGATCAGGTGGGCGCCCTGATTGAGACTGAGGGCCGCGAGCGATGCGCACTCGTCGGTATTCATCAGGGCGGCGCCTGGCTTGCAGACGCCTTGCAACAGCGACTGGGCCTCCCGGGTGAGCCTGGCGCGGTGGATATCGCCTTTTACCGGGATGACCTCGCCCGCGGCGGCCTTCAAAGTGAAGTACGACCCACGCGCATGCCGCTCGATATCGACGATCGGATCATCATCCTTGTCGACGACATTCTCTACACAGGCCGGACCATCCGCGCCGCACTCAACGAGATTTTCGACTACGGCCGGCCCGCGGCCGTCCGCCTCGCCGTGCTGCTTGAGCGACCGGGTCGGGAGCTACCGATCGAGCCCGACATCAGCGCGCACCCTATCGAGTTGCCGCCCCGTCAGCGCGTCAAACTGCGAGGCCCGGATCCGCTACACCTCGTCATCGAGGAGGCGACGGCATGA
- the ruvX gene encoding Holliday junction resolvase RuvX: MSSASATYLGFDAGQRRLGVAVGETITGHARALTVLPCQHGQPDWTAVDELIHAWKPHALIVGMPYHDDGSASDSTRLAERFAGELARRSGCSVHRIDERLSSHAAAQALEARGERTDVLDAEAARIILETWISERSL, encoded by the coding sequence ATGAGCAGCGCCAGTGCGACCTACCTGGGTTTTGACGCCGGCCAGCGGCGCCTCGGCGTGGCGGTCGGCGAGACAATCACGGGCCATGCCCGCGCCCTGACTGTACTGCCATGTCAGCACGGACAACCGGACTGGACGGCGGTGGATGAACTGATCCATGCATGGAAGCCCCACGCCCTGATTGTGGGCATGCCTTACCACGACGATGGCAGTGCCTCGGATAGCACCCGTCTCGCTGAGCGGTTTGCAGGCGAATTGGCGCGGCGAAGCGGCTGCAGTGTCCATCGCATTGACGAGCGCCTATCCAGCCATGCTGCGGCACAAGCCCTTGAAGCGCGAGGGGAGCGCACCGACGTGCTCGATGCCGAGGCAGCGCGTATTATTCTTGAGACTTGGATAAGTGAGCGGTCGTTGTGA
- the gshB gene encoding glutathione synthase: MAYRLGVVMDPIEGITPYKDTTLSMLLEAQRRGWEIRYLTLADLSLRDGIAYGNGARLAVRDDNHDWFTLDEREDEPLANLDAILMRKDPPVDSAYVYATHILEVAERAGALVVNRPSGLRDVQEKLAIAHFPQCCTPTVVEMQAEPLKAFINAQERAVLKPLHGMGGEAIFVVYAGDPNTSVIIEQLSERGTRYVMAQRYLPEISDGDRRILVIDGEPAPFALARMPAAGESRGNLAAGGRGVASPLTEREQWIVEQVKPLLAEHGILFAGLDVIGGYLTEVNVTSPTCVREIDAQQGTNLSGDLFAAIERRLVGHRR; this comes from the coding sequence ATGGCCTACCGCCTCGGGGTCGTCATGGACCCCATCGAAGGGATCACGCCGTACAAAGACACCACGCTGTCGATGCTGCTGGAGGCACAGCGCCGTGGCTGGGAGATCCGTTATCTGACCCTCGCTGATTTGTCCCTAAGAGACGGCATTGCGTATGGCAATGGTGCCCGGCTGGCAGTGCGCGACGACAACCATGACTGGTTTACCCTCGATGAGCGCGAGGATGAGCCCCTGGCCAACCTGGACGCGATCCTGATGCGCAAGGATCCGCCGGTGGACAGTGCCTATGTCTACGCCACGCACATTCTTGAGGTGGCGGAGCGCGCCGGTGCGCTGGTCGTCAACCGCCCCAGCGGGTTGCGCGATGTCCAGGAGAAACTCGCCATCGCCCATTTCCCCCAATGCTGCACACCCACGGTTGTTGAAATGCAGGCCGAACCACTCAAGGCCTTCATCAACGCCCAGGAGCGCGCCGTACTGAAGCCCCTCCACGGCATGGGCGGCGAGGCGATCTTCGTGGTTTACGCAGGCGACCCCAACACGAGCGTGATCATCGAGCAGCTCTCAGAGCGCGGCACCCGCTATGTCATGGCGCAACGCTACCTGCCGGAAATCAGCGACGGCGATCGCCGCATTCTGGTCATCGATGGGGAACCAGCGCCTTTCGCGCTGGCCCGGATGCCCGCGGCCGGCGAGAGCCGCGGCAACCTGGCCGCCGGCGGGCGTGGCGTTGCCTCGCCATTGACCGAGCGTGAGCAGTGGATCGTCGAACAGGTCAAACCCCTGCTCGCCGAGCATGGGATTCTCTTTGCCGGCCTCGATGTGATCGGGGGCTACCTGACCGAGGTGAACGTCACCAGCCCCACGTGCGTGCGGGAGATCGATGCCCAGCAGGGAACCAACCTCTCCGGTGACCTCTTTGCCGCGATCGAGCGCCGTCTGGTGGGACACCGCCGCTGA